Proteins encoded in a region of the Pseudomonas viciae genome:
- a CDS encoding Dps family protein → MAIDIGISEEDRKSIVDGLSRLLSDTYVLYLKTHNFHWNVTGPMFRTLHLMFEEQYNELALAVDLIAERIRALGFPAPGAYSVYARLSSIKEEEGVPGAEDMIKQLVEGQEAVTRTARGIFPLLDKVSDEPTADLLTQRMQVHEKTAWMLRSLLEGQ, encoded by the coding sequence ATGGCAATTGATATCGGTATCAGTGAAGAAGATCGCAAGTCCATCGTCGACGGGCTGTCGCGCCTGTTGTCGGACACCTATGTGCTGTATCTCAAGACCCACAATTTCCACTGGAACGTCACGGGGCCGATGTTTCGGACCCTGCACCTGATGTTCGAGGAGCAATACAACGAACTGGCGCTGGCGGTGGACCTGATCGCCGAGCGCATTCGTGCCCTTGGCTTCCCGGCCCCAGGCGCTTACTCGGTGTATGCGCGCTTGTCTTCTATAAAGGAAGAGGAGGGCGTACCTGGCGCCGAGGACATGATCAAGCAACTGGTCGAGGGCCAGGAAGCGGTGACGCGTACGGCCCGTGGCATCTTTCCTTTATTGGACAAGGTCAGTGATGAGCCGACCGCCGATCTGCTGACCCAGCGCATGCAGGTCCACGAAAAGACCGCATGGATGTTGCGTTCGTTGCTCGAAGGGCAGTAA
- a CDS encoding ribbon-helix-helix domain-containing protein: MIQGKESREGALGRCQPISIDPFVSGFDMQLARPLARSIRLNGFATCLRLEQVYWDILGAMARLNSCSVSTLLSHVDREVHLRHGGVRNFSGLVRVVCVVHSLKETGMAVVEPSLAG; the protein is encoded by the coding sequence ATGATTCAAGGAAAAGAATCCAGGGAGGGCGCGCTTGGGCGTTGTCAGCCCATAAGCATCGACCCGTTCGTCAGTGGCTTCGACATGCAGCTGGCCCGTCCCTTGGCCCGATCCATCCGCCTGAACGGGTTTGCTACCTGTCTGCGCCTGGAACAGGTCTATTGGGATATTCTCGGCGCCATGGCCCGGCTCAACAGCTGTTCCGTCAGCACGTTGCTGTCCCATGTGGACCGGGAGGTGCATCTGCGCCATGGCGGGGTACGCAATTTCAGTGGGTTGGTGCGGGTGGTTTGCGTGGTGCACAGCTTGAAGGAGACCGGGATGGCGGTTGTGGAGCCCTCGTTGGCAGGCTGA
- a CDS encoding HIT family protein, with translation MFALDPRLQQDTLPIGDFPLCRLLLSNDSNYPWFILVPRREDISELFQLDDADQQQLWKETTALAETLKDSFDADKMNVATLGNVVSQLHMHVIVRKRDDAAWPAPVWGKHPAKPYNAEQVTAIRERLRVALANDFKFLEG, from the coding sequence GTGTTTGCCTTAGACCCACGATTGCAACAAGACACATTGCCCATCGGTGATTTCCCGCTGTGCCGGTTGCTCTTGTCCAACGATTCGAATTACCCGTGGTTCATTCTCGTGCCGCGGCGGGAAGATATCAGCGAATTGTTTCAATTGGATGACGCCGATCAACAGCAACTGTGGAAAGAAACCACGGCGCTGGCCGAAACCCTCAAGGATTCGTTCGACGCCGATAAGATGAACGTTGCAACCTTGGGTAACGTTGTCAGTCAATTGCACATGCATGTCATCGTGCGCAAGCGCGATGATGCCGCCTGGCCCGCGCCGGTCTGGGGCAAGCATCCGGCCAAGCCGTATAATGCCGAACAGGTGACGGCCATTCGCGAACGCTTGCGAGTGGCCCTCGCCAATGATTTCAAGTTTCTGGAGGGCTGA
- a CDS encoding putative 2-dehydropantoate 2-reductase — MSTTWHVLGAGSLGTLWATRLARAGLPVRLVLRNETRLQAYRAAGGLTLVEQGQAQCYPVPGETAVSPEPINRLLVACKAYDAEAAVASVAHRLSAETELILLQNGLGSQDAVANRVPQARCISASSTEGAFRDGDWRVVFAGHGYTWLGDPAHPVAPFWLDDLSAAGIPHQWSADILTRLWRKLALNCAINPLTVLHHCKNGGLQTHHCEVATLCAELTDLLERCGQPAAAEDLPSEVERVIQATAANYSSMYQDVANGRRTEISYLLGHACKVAQRHGLTVPHLEQLRQRLIVHLNNLGLPSD, encoded by the coding sequence ATGTCCACCACCTGGCATGTCCTCGGGGCCGGCAGCCTCGGCACCTTATGGGCCACCCGCCTGGCCCGGGCCGGCCTGCCGGTGCGGCTGGTGCTGCGCAACGAAACCCGCTTGCAGGCCTATCGGGCCGCCGGTGGCCTGACCTTGGTGGAACAGGGCCAAGCGCAGTGTTACCCGGTGCCTGGCGAAACGGCGGTCAGCCCCGAGCCGATCAACCGCCTGCTGGTGGCCTGCAAGGCCTATGATGCGGAGGCGGCCGTGGCCTCGGTGGCCCATCGCCTGAGCGCCGAGACGGAACTGATCCTGCTGCAGAACGGCCTCGGTAGCCAGGATGCGGTGGCCAATCGCGTGCCCCAGGCCCGTTGTATCAGCGCCTCCAGCACCGAAGGCGCGTTCCGCGACGGTGACTGGCGCGTGGTGTTCGCCGGCCACGGCTACACCTGGCTGGGCGACCCCGCCCACCCGGTAGCACCGTTCTGGCTGGATGACCTGAGCGCCGCCGGCATTCCCCACCAATGGAGCGCCGACATTCTCACGCGGCTCTGGCGCAAACTGGCGCTCAACTGCGCGATCAACCCACTGACCGTGCTGCATCACTGCAAGAACGGCGGCTTGCAGACGCATCACTGTGAAGTGGCAACCTTGTGCGCCGAACTCACCGATCTGCTGGAGCGCTGTGGTCAGCCGGCGGCAGCCGAAGACTTGCCGAGCGAAGTCGAACGGGTGATCCAGGCCACCGCCGCCAACTACTCCTCGATGTACCAGGACGTCGCCAACGGCCGCCGCACCGAAATCAGCTACTTGCTCGGCCACGCCTGCAAGGTCGCCCAGCGCCATGGGTTGACGGTGCCGCACCTGGAACAGCTGCGCCAGCGATTGATTGTGCACTTGAACAACCTCGGATTGCCCAGCGACTGA
- a CDS encoding cold-shock protein: MLKIVHLLMGAAALLLSFIPSLGSEATPYLQHPDALYLAFFGLLNLTLAPVIPYWNKGPRHQLQNLVSALLVLAVAVQTLALLAPMPEIAGQPAILLSLAAALLAVALHLAVSFYKKSSPAAAPQNYDMSNRDTGTVKWFNTSKGFGFISRDSGDDIFVHFRAIRGEGHRVLVEGQRVEFSVMNRDKGLQAEDVIAALPRR, translated from the coding sequence ATGTTGAAAATCGTCCACTTGCTAATGGGCGCAGCTGCCCTGCTGCTGTCCTTCATCCCTAGCCTGGGTTCCGAAGCCACACCTTACCTGCAACATCCCGATGCGCTGTACCTGGCCTTTTTCGGCCTGCTCAACCTGACCCTCGCACCTGTTATCCCTTACTGGAACAAAGGTCCACGTCATCAACTGCAAAACCTCGTCAGTGCCCTGCTGGTGCTGGCCGTTGCCGTGCAAACCCTGGCCCTGCTGGCACCCATGCCGGAAATCGCCGGTCAACCGGCCATCCTGCTCAGCCTGGCTGCGGCCCTGCTGGCGGTAGCACTGCACCTGGCCGTCAGCTTCTACAAGAAGTCGTCACCCGCCGCCGCGCCGCAGAACTACGACATGTCCAACCGCGATACCGGCACCGTGAAGTGGTTCAACACTTCCAAAGGGTTTGGTTTCATTTCACGCGACTCCGGCGATGATATTTTCGTGCATTTCCGGGCCATTCGTGGCGAAGGCCACCGCGTCCTGGTAGAAGGCCAGCGCGTGGAGTTCTCCGTGATGAACCGCGACAAGGGTCTGCAGGCCGAAGATGTGATCGCCGCGCTGCCGCGCCGCTGA
- a CDS encoding mechanosensitive ion channel family protein: MDLNAEVDNLVKASQTWIPMIMEYGSRVLLAIITLAIGWWLINKVTQKLGALLALRNADLALQGFISTLANIILKILLIVSVASMIGVETTSFVAAIGAAGLAIGLALQGSLANFAGGVLILLFRPFRIGDWIEAQGVAGTVDSIQIFHTVIRTGDNKTVIVPNGNLSNGIITNTNRQPTRKVVFDVGVDYQADLKKAQQVLLDLAKDERVLAEPAPEAVISTLGDSSITVSLRVWVKTADYWSMMFMFNEQARDRLKEAGIDIPFPQRVIRVVQEGAPQ, translated from the coding sequence ATGGACTTGAACGCTGAAGTGGACAACCTGGTCAAGGCTTCCCAGACCTGGATCCCCATGATCATGGAATATGGCAGCCGGGTGCTGCTGGCGATCATCACCCTGGCCATCGGCTGGTGGCTGATCAACAAGGTGACGCAAAAACTGGGTGCTTTGCTGGCACTGCGTAACGCTGACCTGGCGCTGCAAGGGTTTATCAGTACCCTGGCAAACATCATCCTGAAAATACTGCTGATCGTCAGCGTCGCGTCGATGATCGGTGTGGAAACCACCTCATTCGTCGCCGCCATCGGTGCCGCCGGCCTGGCGATCGGCCTGGCGTTGCAGGGCAGCCTGGCGAACTTCGCCGGCGGCGTGCTGATCCTGCTGTTCCGTCCGTTCCGCATCGGCGACTGGATCGAAGCCCAGGGTGTGGCTGGCACGGTCGACAGCATCCAGATCTTCCACACGGTGATTCGCACCGGCGACAACAAGACCGTCATCGTGCCCAACGGCAACCTGTCGAACGGCATCATCACCAACACCAATCGCCAGCCGACCCGCAAAGTCGTGTTCGACGTGGGCGTGGATTACCAGGCCGACCTGAAAAAGGCCCAGCAGGTGTTGCTGGATTTGGCCAAGGATGAGCGCGTCTTGGCCGAGCCGGCGCCGGAAGCGGTGATTTCCACTTTGGGCGACAGTTCGATCACGGTGTCGTTGCGGGTTTGGGTCAAGACGGCGGATTACTGGAGCATGATGTTCATGTTCAATGAACAGGCCCGGGATCGTTTGAAAGAAGCGGGTATTGATATTCCGTTTCCGCAGCGGGTTATTCGGGTGGTCCAGGAAGGGGCACCGCAATAA
- a CDS encoding OprD family porin codes for MRVMKWSMIALAVSASTSQFAMASSQEESKGFFEDQSLVAKTRMEYMNRDFKSGYGNARRANGNNTTSNTAKINGYRQETGLSELLTYQSGFTQGTVGVGVDAFAGGAIKLDGGKGRAGNGLFANNGEGDQEDTQSRAGGAVKFRLSDTVLKYGNQFVGSPVFSTDDSRLLPEVATGTLITSKEIKGLELSAGRFTALSSQTGMGRDSINGKGAAGLTSANIAGATYQFTDNFVGTVAASDVEDYFKKQYLNLNYTLPIADTQSLNFDFNGYRTSGDGQELNGEVDNKIWSLAAAYTLGAHKFTIAHQRSSGDAGYSYGIDGNGTIFLANSIQISDFNNKDERSWQAAYNLNMATYGVPGLSFMARYVTGDNIDTGVSGAEGKEHELNYEAKYVLQEGPAKDLSFRFRSAVYRANGDLGQNSNNNDVRLIVEYPLSIL; via the coding sequence ATGCGCGTGATGAAGTGGAGCATGATCGCACTGGCTGTTTCGGCCAGTACCTCGCAGTTCGCAATGGCCTCTTCCCAGGAAGAATCCAAGGGCTTTTTTGAAGATCAGAGCCTGGTCGCCAAAACCCGTATGGAATACATGAACCGTGACTTTAAAAGCGGTTACGGTAACGCTCGTAGAGCCAATGGCAACAACACCACCAGCAATACCGCCAAAATAAATGGCTATCGTCAGGAGACAGGTCTTAGCGAGCTGCTCACTTACCAATCGGGCTTCACTCAAGGCACCGTCGGTGTCGGTGTCGACGCATTTGCTGGCGGTGCTATAAAACTGGACGGCGGCAAGGGCCGCGCCGGTAACGGCCTGTTCGCCAACAATGGCGAAGGTGACCAGGAAGATACCCAGTCGCGTGCCGGTGGCGCTGTTAAATTCCGCCTGTCCGACACCGTACTGAAGTACGGTAACCAGTTCGTTGGCAGCCCGGTTTTCTCCACTGACGACAGCCGTTTACTGCCTGAAGTAGCGACCGGTACTTTGATCACCAGCAAGGAAATCAAAGGTCTGGAACTGAGCGCAGGTCGCTTCACCGCGCTGAGCTCGCAAACTGGCATGGGTCGCGACAGCATCAACGGCAAAGGCGCAGCAGGCCTGACCAGTGCCAACATTGCTGGCGCAACTTATCAATTCACTGACAATTTCGTGGGCACCGTCGCCGCCTCCGACGTTGAAGACTATTTCAAGAAGCAGTACCTCAACCTGAACTACACCTTGCCGATCGCAGACACCCAGTCTCTGAATTTCGACTTCAACGGCTACCGCACAAGCGGTGATGGCCAGGAATTGAACGGCGAAGTCGACAACAAAATCTGGAGCCTTGCAGCAGCGTATACCTTGGGCGCCCACAAATTCACCATTGCTCACCAGCGCTCCAGCGGTGATGCCGGTTACTCCTACGGCATCGATGGCAACGGCACAATTTTCCTGGCTAACTCCATTCAGATCTCCGACTTTAACAACAAGGACGAGCGCTCCTGGCAAGCGGCCTATAACCTCAACATGGCAACCTATGGTGTGCCAGGTCTGAGCTTCATGGCCCGCTATGTTACAGGTGATAATATCGACACTGGCGTATCTGGTGCTGAAGGTAAGGAACACGAACTTAACTACGAGGCCAAGTACGTCCTGCAGGAAGGTCCGGCTAAAGACCTGTCCTTCCGTTTCCGTAGCGCGGTTTATCGTGCCAACGGCGACCTGGGTCAAAATAGTAACAACAACGACGTTCGCCTGATCGTCGAATACCCACTGAGCATCTTGTAA
- the aspS gene encoding aspartate--tRNA ligase, whose product MMRSHYCGQLNESLEGQEVTLCGWVHRRRDHGGVIFLDIRDREGLAQVVFDPDRADTFATADRVRSEYVVKITGKVRLRPAGAGNANMASGMIEVLGYELEVLNESETPPFPLNEYSDVGEETRLRYRFIDLRRPEMAEKLRLRSRMTTSIRRYLDENGFLDVETPILTRATPEGARDYLVPSRTHPGSFFALPQSPQLFKQLLMVAGFDRYYQIAKCFRDEDLRADRQPEFTQIDIETSFLDEKDIMGLTEGMIRNLFKEVLGLEFGEFPHMTFEEAMRRYGSDKPDLRNPLELVDVADQLKEVDFKVFSGPANDPKCRIAALRVPGGASMPRKQIDDYTKFVGIYGAKGLAYIKVNERAAGVDGLQSPIVKNIPEANLNVILDRVGAVDGDIVFFGADKAKIVSEALGALRIKLGHDLKLLTCEWAPMWVVDFPMFEENDDGSFSALHHPFTAPKCSPQELEANPATALSRAYDMVLNGTELGGGSIRIHRKEMQQAVFRLLGINEAEQEEKFGFLLDALKYGAPPHGGLAFGLDRLVMLMTGAQSIREVIAFPKTQSAADVMTQAPGVVDAKALRELHIRLREQPKAE is encoded by the coding sequence ATGATGCGCAGCCATTATTGCGGCCAACTGAACGAAAGCCTGGAAGGTCAGGAAGTTACTCTTTGCGGATGGGTCCATCGTCGCCGTGACCATGGCGGGGTGATTTTCCTCGATATCCGTGATCGTGAAGGCCTGGCCCAGGTGGTGTTCGATCCGGACCGCGCGGACACCTTCGCCACCGCCGACCGCGTGCGCAGCGAATATGTGGTCAAGATCACCGGCAAGGTCCGCCTGCGTCCGGCCGGTGCCGGCAACGCCAACATGGCGTCTGGCATGATCGAAGTGCTGGGTTATGAGCTGGAAGTGCTGAACGAATCGGAAACCCCGCCGTTCCCACTCAACGAATACTCCGATGTGGGCGAAGAAACCCGACTGCGCTACCGCTTCATCGACCTGCGTCGCCCGGAAATGGCCGAGAAGCTGCGTCTGCGTTCGCGCATGACCACCAGCATCCGCCGTTACCTGGACGAGAACGGCTTCCTTGACGTCGAGACGCCGATCCTGACTCGCGCCACGCCGGAAGGCGCCCGCGACTACCTGGTGCCGAGCCGCACACACCCCGGCAGTTTCTTCGCCTTGCCGCAATCGCCGCAGTTGTTCAAGCAACTGCTGATGGTGGCCGGCTTCGATCGCTACTACCAGATCGCCAAGTGCTTCCGCGATGAAGACCTGCGTGCCGACCGTCAGCCTGAGTTCACTCAGATCGACATCGAGACCAGCTTCCTCGACGAAAAAGACATCATGGGCCTGACCGAAGGCATGATCCGCAACCTGTTCAAGGAAGTGCTGGGTCTGGAGTTCGGCGAATTCCCGCACATGACGTTCGAAGAGGCCATGCGCCGCTACGGTTCCGACAAGCCGGACCTGCGTAACCCGTTGGAACTGGTGGACGTGGCCGACCAGCTCAAGGAAGTCGATTTCAAGGTGTTCAGCGGTCCGGCCAACGACCCGAAATGCCGTATCGCGGCCCTGCGTGTGCCAGGCGGGGCCAGCATGCCGCGCAAGCAGATCGACGATTACACCAAGTTCGTCGGCATCTACGGTGCCAAGGGCCTGGCGTACATCAAGGTCAACGAGCGCGCCGCCGGTGTCGACGGCCTGCAATCGCCGATCGTGAAAAACATCCCTGAAGCCAACCTGAACGTGATCCTCGATCGCGTGGGTGCGGTTGACGGCGACATCGTGTTCTTCGGCGCCGACAAGGCCAAGATCGTCAGCGAAGCCCTGGGCGCGCTGCGCATCAAGCTGGGTCACGATCTGAAGCTGTTGACCTGTGAGTGGGCACCGATGTGGGTCGTCGACTTCCCGATGTTCGAAGAGAACGACGATGGCAGCTTCTCGGCGCTGCACCACCCGTTCACCGCGCCGAAGTGCTCGCCGCAAGAGTTGGAGGCCAACCCGGCCACCGCTCTGTCGCGCGCTTACGACATGGTCTTGAACGGCACCGAGCTGGGTGGCGGTTCGATCCGTATCCATCGCAAGGAAATGCAACAGGCGGTCTTCCGTCTGCTGGGCATCAACGAAGCGGAACAGGAAGAGAAATTCGGCTTCCTGCTCGATGCGCTGAAGTACGGTGCACCGCCCCACGGTGGCCTGGCCTTCGGCCTGGACCGCCTGGTAATGCTGATGACCGGCGCCCAGTCGATCCGTGAAGTGATCGCGTTCCCGAAAACCCAGAGCGCGGCCGATGTCATGACCCAGGCTCCGGGCGTGGTGGATGCCAAGGCGCTGCGCGAGTTGCACATCCGTCTGCGTGAACAGCCAAAGGCTGAGTAA
- a CDS encoding sensor histidine kinase, which yields MPLRQHLENLPVGQKLLAALLVLLTTVLLVANLTFISAAYYISQESMAPQALQTIGRLVANPSLISDALQSPQNAKRLLDELNSYAPLRAAALYDGQGERLAQLQHAEKLKLPDHYRYMQAWQAGEFRSNQVITLPRPGTEPGHLLLVASSELPTAFYTGTLTASLGILIFSVLLWLIIAQQIKRLITQPIHQLEELSRQVTREENYSLRAARGNHDEIGSLAEAFNTMLSRIEAREQQLKRARDDSQAAYDQAQGLAEETRHTNRKLELEVQVRSKIEKKLTGFQNYLNSIIDSMPSALIALDEQLYVTQWNQEASALSGTRLDEALNQPIFLAFEPLKPYLPQLKQTVEQHTVAKIERVTWTKDDEARHYALTFYPLMGGAGRGVVIRIDDITQRLSLEEMMVQSEKMLSVGGLAAGMAHEINNPLGAILHNVQNIRRRLSPELPKNLEQAEQLGIELQEVNRYLQGREIPQLLDGIQQAGARAAKIVTHMLSFSRRSTRQMAPCDLPALIDQAVEIAGNDFDLAIGFDFKGQAIIRQFDPNLGPVPGTANELEQVLLNLLKNAAQAIHQRQDDSEPGRIILRTRLNPPWAEIQVEDNGIGMSENVRKRTFEPFFTTKEIGQGTGLGLSVSYFIITNNHKGQMEVQSAPGQGTCFTLRLPLAGTSMVAQENKQLER from the coding sequence ATGCCATTGCGCCAGCACCTTGAAAACCTCCCGGTCGGCCAGAAACTGCTGGCCGCCCTGTTGGTGTTGTTGACCACTGTCCTGCTGGTGGCCAACCTGACCTTTATCAGCGCCGCCTATTACATTTCCCAGGAAAGCATGGCGCCCCAGGCCCTGCAGACCATCGGCCGGCTGGTGGCCAATCCGAGCCTGATCTCCGATGCCCTGCAATCGCCACAAAATGCCAAGCGCCTGCTCGATGAGCTCAACAGCTATGCACCGCTACGGGCAGCGGCGCTGTATGACGGCCAGGGCGAACGCCTGGCGCAATTGCAACATGCCGAAAAACTCAAGCTGCCGGACCATTACCGCTATATGCAGGCCTGGCAGGCCGGTGAATTTCGCAGCAACCAGGTCATCACCCTGCCCCGCCCCGGTACGGAGCCGGGCCACCTGTTGCTGGTGGCCAGCAGCGAACTGCCGACGGCGTTCTACACAGGCACCCTGACCGCCAGCCTGGGCATCCTGATTTTCAGCGTGTTGCTCTGGCTGATCATTGCCCAGCAGATCAAACGCCTGATCACCCAGCCGATCCATCAGCTCGAAGAACTGTCGCGCCAGGTCACCCGCGAGGAGAACTATTCCCTGCGCGCCGCTCGCGGCAACCACGATGAAATCGGCAGCCTGGCCGAGGCGTTCAATACCATGCTCTCGCGCATCGAAGCCCGGGAACAACAACTCAAGCGCGCCCGAGATGACTCCCAAGCTGCCTACGACCAGGCCCAGGGCCTGGCGGAAGAAACCCGCCACACCAACCGCAAGCTGGAGCTGGAAGTCCAGGTGCGCAGCAAGATCGAAAAGAAGCTCACGGGTTTTCAGAACTACCTCAACAGCATCATCGACTCCATGCCGTCGGCGCTGATCGCCCTCGACGAGCAGCTCTACGTCACCCAATGGAACCAGGAAGCCAGCGCGCTCTCCGGAACGCGGCTGGACGAGGCGCTGAACCAGCCGATCTTCCTCGCCTTCGAACCGCTCAAGCCCTACCTGCCGCAGCTCAAGCAAACGGTCGAGCAGCACACGGTGGCCAAGATCGAACGCGTCACCTGGACCAAGGACGACGAAGCCCGACACTACGCCCTCACTTTCTACCCGCTGATGGGCGGCGCCGGGCGCGGGGTGGTGATCCGCATCGATGACATCACCCAGCGCCTGTCGTTGGAAGAAATGATGGTGCAATCGGAAAAGATGCTCTCGGTCGGCGGCCTCGCGGCGGGCATGGCCCACGAGATCAACAACCCGCTGGGGGCGATCCTGCACAACGTGCAGAACATCCGCCGACGCCTGTCGCCGGAACTGCCCAAGAACCTCGAACAGGCCGAGCAACTGGGTATCGAGTTGCAAGAGGTCAATCGCTACCTTCAGGGCCGGGAGATCCCGCAACTGCTCGACGGCATTCAACAGGCCGGCGCCCGGGCCGCGAAAATCGTCACCCACATGCTCAGCTTCAGCCGTCGCAGTACCCGGCAGATGGCGCCGTGCGACCTGCCAGCGCTGATCGACCAGGCGGTGGAAATCGCGGGCAACGACTTCGACCTGGCAATTGGTTTCGACTTCAAGGGCCAGGCGATCATCCGTCAGTTCGACCCAAACCTGGGCCCGGTGCCTGGCACGGCCAACGAGCTGGAGCAGGTGCTGCTCAACCTGCTGAAAAACGCCGCCCAGGCGATCCACCAACGCCAGGACGACAGCGAGCCAGGGCGTATTATCCTGCGCACGCGATTGAATCCGCCGTGGGCGGAGATTCAGGTCGAGGACAACGGCATCGGCATGAGCGAGAACGTGCGCAAGCGCACCTTCGAGCCATTTTTCACCACCAAGGAAATCGGCCAGGGCACCGGCCTGGGGCTGTCGGTGTCGTATTTCATTATCACCAATAATCACAAGGGCCAGATGGAAGTGCAGTCGGCGCCAGGCCAGGGCACCTGCTTCACCCTGCGCCTGCCCCTGGCAGGCACTTCGATGGTGGCGCAGGAAAACAAGCAACTGGAGCGCTGA
- a CDS encoding YebC/PmpR family DNA-binding transcriptional regulator: MAGHSKWANIKHRKERQDAKRGKIFTKWIRELTVAARQGGGDPGSNPRLRLALDKALGANMSRDIIDRAVARGAGATEADNVEELTYEGYGPGGVAVMVECMTDNRNRTAAAVRHAFSKCGGNLGTDGSVAYLFERKGQISFAPGLDEDALTEAALEADADDVVSHEDGSFDVFTSFVSFYAVRNALEAAGFKPADAEIVMQPTTSAELDLEGAEKVLKLIDMLEDLDDVQNVYSNADIPESVAEQLG; the protein is encoded by the coding sequence ATGGCAGGTCATTCCAAGTGGGCGAACATCAAGCACCGCAAAGAACGTCAGGATGCCAAGAGGGGCAAGATCTTTACCAAGTGGATCCGTGAGCTGACGGTCGCGGCCCGCCAGGGTGGCGGCGATCCGGGTTCCAACCCGCGTTTGCGCCTGGCCCTGGACAAGGCACTGGGTGCGAACATGAGCCGCGACATCATCGACCGGGCCGTCGCCCGGGGCGCGGGTGCGACCGAGGCCGACAACGTTGAAGAGCTGACCTATGAAGGTTACGGCCCGGGCGGTGTGGCGGTGATGGTCGAGTGCATGACCGACAACCGCAACCGTACCGCGGCAGCCGTGCGTCACGCCTTCAGCAAGTGCGGTGGCAACCTGGGCACTGACGGTTCGGTGGCTTACCTGTTCGAGCGCAAGGGGCAGATCAGCTTCGCGCCGGGCCTCGATGAAGATGCCCTGACAGAGGCGGCCCTGGAAGCCGACGCCGATGACGTGGTCAGTCATGAGGACGGTTCGTTCGACGTATTCACTTCGTTCGTCAGCTTCTATGCCGTGCGCAACGCCCTGGAAGCAGCTGGGTTCAAGCCGGCCGACGCGGAAATCGTCATGCAACCGACCACCAGCGCCGAGCTCGACCTGGAAGGCGCCGAGAAGGTGCTCAAGCTGATCGACATGCTCGAAGACCTGGACGATGTGCAGAACGTCTACTCCAATGCCGATATTCCGGAGTCGGTGGCTGAACAGCTTGGCTGA
- a CDS encoding FmdB family zinc ribbon protein has translation MPMYDYQCASCGHQMEAIQKISAAPLVDCPACQAPELKKMLSMPGFRLGGTGWYETDFKTGAKKNLAGGDKAD, from the coding sequence ATGCCGATGTACGACTATCAATGTGCTTCCTGTGGTCATCAGATGGAAGCCATTCAAAAGATCAGCGCGGCACCGCTGGTCGACTGCCCTGCCTGCCAGGCGCCGGAACTGAAAAAGATGCTGTCCATGCCAGGTTTCCGCCTCGGCGGCACCGGCTGGTATGAAACCGACTTCAAGACCGGCGCCAAGAAAAACCTGGCCGGTGGCGACAAAGCTGATTGA
- a CDS encoding YajQ family cyclic di-GMP-binding protein has translation MPSFDVVSELDKHEVTNAVENAVKELDRRYDLKGKGSFEFKEKDLTVNLTAEADFQLEAMIEILKLALVKRKIDVQCLEVKDAYASGKLMKQEAVLKEGIDKELAKKIVAHIKDAKLKVQAAIQGEQVRVTGKKRDDLQEAIAALRAKEFGMPLQFNNFRD, from the coding sequence ATGCCGTCATTCGACGTGGTATCCGAACTGGACAAACACGAAGTCACCAACGCCGTTGAAAACGCCGTCAAGGAACTCGACCGTCGTTATGACCTCAAGGGCAAGGGCAGTTTCGAGTTCAAGGAAAAGGACCTGACCGTCAACCTGACCGCCGAGGCCGATTTCCAGCTCGAGGCGATGATCGAGATCCTCAAGCTGGCCCTGGTCAAGCGCAAGATCGACGTGCAGTGCCTTGAGGTCAAGGATGCCTATGCCTCGGGCAAGCTGATGAAGCAGGAAGCCGTGCTCAAGGAAGGCATCGACAAGGAACTGGCGAAGAAAATCGTCGCTCATATCAAGGACGCCAAGCTCAAGGTACAGGCCGCCATCCAGGGCGAGCAGGTGCGCGTCACCGGCAAGAAGCGTGACGACTTGCAGGAAGCCATCGCGGCACTGCGGGCCAAGGAATTCGGCATGCCATTGCAGTTCAATAACTTTCGCGACTGA
- a CDS encoding SlyX family protein, producing MNLEARVTDLESRLAFQDDTIQALNDVLVEQQRVVERLQLQMAALLKRQEDMAGQFESFEEEAPPPHY from the coding sequence ATGAACCTTGAAGCGCGTGTAACCGATCTGGAAAGCCGCCTGGCGTTTCAGGATGACACCATCCAGGCATTGAACGACGTGCTGGTGGAGCAGCAGCGCGTTGTCGAGCGTTTGCAGCTGCAGATGGCAGCGTTGCTCAAGCGCCAGGAAGACATGGCCGGGCAATTCGAATCCTTCGAAGAGGAAGCACCACCGCCTCATTACTGA